The Thunnus albacares chromosome 21, fThuAlb1.1, whole genome shotgun sequence genome window below encodes:
- the LOC122972231 gene encoding NACHT, LRR and PYD domains-containing protein 12-like isoform X1: MSFCVEEEEDRAGSPVSSCPSVKSDLSKDHPPDFSNEPGPSDMKLTEVLKMSFCVEEEEDRAGSPVSSCPSVKSDLSKDHPPDFSNEPGPSDMKEKKKKRRRSDVSVKEQLSCCSLCLDVLKDPVSTSCGHWFCRQCITSYRDQSASSGDSSCPQCGKRSRTRPGPQTDSQTSPVQMNDALRKVLDEHKISLRERCQHVTEGTDEAGNETLLNSIYIELYITEGQSEEVNTQHEMRQLETASKMIPHDTPIRCHDIFKVLSEQQKHIRVILTSGVAGVGKTFSMQKFTLDWAEGLENQDVSLVILLSFRELNLIRDEQYSLLMLIHIFHPTLQKVTAEKLAHCKVLFIFDGLDESRLSLDFKNRKVVSDVTQKSSVNVLLKNLIEGNLLPSALIWITSRPAAANQIPPTCVDRVTEVRGFTDAQKEEYFRRRFSDEELSSRIVSHIKTSRIFHIMCQIPVFCWITATVLEHMLTTDQRGELLKTLTDMYSHFLLVQTKRKKHKYDEGHETSPQELTEADREVLLKLGRLAFEHLEKGNIMFYQEDLEQCGLDVTEASVLSGFCTEILKRESVIFQKTVYCFVHLSVQEFLAAVYMYHCYTNRKEEVLKDFLGKYYSYSSLDDFLKRAMVKSFESRAGHLDLFVRFLYGLSLESNQSILGGLLGRTENSPEVIQRAINNLKKMSTEDISPDRSINIFHCLMEMNDHSVHQEIQEFLKSENRSEKKLSEIHCSALAYMLQMSEEVLDELDLRKYNTSEEGRLRLIPAVRNCRKAVLSGCRLSETHCEVVISTLKSKPSHLKELDLSGNWNLLDLGVKRLSAGLESPNCRLETLRLSRCTLSEISCASLASALRSNPSHLRELDLSYNKLQDSGVRPLCDFLEIPHCRLETLRLSRCSFSGTSCASLVSTLRSNPSHLRKLELSYNKLEDSGVRLLCDFLKSPHCRLETLRLRDCSLSESSCAFLVSALKSNPSYQRELELSHNKLQDSGMKLLCDFLEHPHCRLETLRMGFCSLSEISCTYLTPALKSNPSHVRELQLSFNKLQDSGVKLLCDFLESPHCRLETLRLSSCSLSETSCASLASALKSNPSHLRDLKLNYNKLQDSGVRLLCDFLESPHCRLETLRSDTIVYMCAETNIM; the protein is encoded by the exons ATGAGTTTTtgtgtggaggaagaggaggacagagcAGGGTCTCCAGTATCCAGCTGTCCATCAGTGAAGAGTGACTTGTCCAAAGATCATCCGCCagacttcagtaatgaacctggaccctcagacatgaa ACTGACTGAAGTCCTCAAGATGAGTTTTtgtgtggaggaagaggaggacagagcAGGGTCTCCAGTATCCAGCTGTCCATCAGTGAAGAGTGACTTGTCCAAAGATCATCCGCCagacttcagtaatgaacctggaccctcagacatgaa ggagaagaagaagaagaggaggaggagtgatgtttctgtgaaggagcagctgtcctgctgttctttgtgtctGGACGTCCTGAAGGATCCAGTCTCTACCAGCTGTGGACACTGGTTCTGCAGACAGTGCATCACCTCATACAGGGACCAGTCTGCCTCATCAGGCGACTCCTCCTGTCCCCAGTGTGGAAAAAGATCCAGAACAAGACCTGGAccgcagacagacagtcagaccagCCCTGTACAAA tGAATGATGCTCTCCGGAAGGTTTTAGATGAGCATAAGATCAGTCTGAGGGAGAGATGTCAACATGTGACTGAAGGAACTGATGAAGCAGGAAATGAAACCCTCCTCAACAGCATCTACAttgagctctacatcacagagggacagagtgaaGAGGTCAATACCCAACATGAGATGAGGCAGCTTGAGACAGCTTCCAAGATGATCCCCCATGACACTCCAATCAGGTGCCACGACATCTTTAAAGTCTTGTctgaacaacagaaacacatcagagtCATTCTGACGAGTGGTGTTGCTGGCgttggaaaaaccttctcaatgcagaagttcactctggactgggcagagggcttggaaaaccaagatgtcagtctggtgattctGCTTTCGTTCAGGGAACTGAACTTGATCAGAGATGAGCAGTACAGTCTTCTCATGCTGATCCATATtttccatccaacattacagaaggtcacagcagagaagcttGCTCACTgtaaagttttgttcatctttgacggcctggatgaaagcagactttcaTTGGATTTCAAGAACAGGAAAGttgtgtctgatgtcacacagaagtcatcagTCAATGTGCTGTTGAAAAACCTCATTGAAGGGAATCTGCTTCCCTCGGCTCTCATCTGGATAACttcccgacctgcagcagccaatcagatccctcctacatgtgttgacagggtaacagaagtacgaggcttcactgacgcccagaaggaggagtacttcaggagaagattcagtgatgaagagctgtccagcagaattgtctcacacatcaagacatccaggaTTTTCCATATCATGTGTCAAATCCCAGttttctgctggatcactgctacagttcttgagcacatgttgactacagaccagagaggagaaCTGCtcaagaccctgactgacatgtactcacacttcctgctggttcagacaaagaggaagaagcacaagTATGATGAGGGACATGAGACAAGTCCACAGGAGCTGACAGAGGCTGACAGGGAAGttcttctgaagctggggaggctggcgtttgaacatctggagaaaggaaacatcatgttctaccaagaagacctggagcagtgtggtcttgatgtcacagaggcctCAGTGTTATCAGGATTTTGTACAGAGATCTTAAAAAGAGAGAGCGTGATCTTCCAGAAAACAGTCTACTGCTTCGTTcatctgagtgttcaggagtttctggctgcagtctacatgtaccactgttacaccaACAGGAAGGAAGAGGTACTGAAGGACTTCCTGGGAAAATACTATAGTTACTCATCCCTGGATGACTTTCTGAAGAGAGCCATGGTGAAATCCTTTGAAAGTAGAGCAGGCCACCTGGATCTGTTTGTTCGTTTCCTTTATGGCCTGTCTTTAGAGTCCAATCAGAGTATTTTAGGAGGCCTGCTGGGTCGGACAGAGAACAGTCCAGAAGTCATCCAGAGAGCCATCAACAACCTGAAGAAGATGAGCACTGAGGATatctctcctgacagaagcattaacatcttccactgtctgatggagatgaaTGACCACTCAGTACATCAGGAGATCCAAGAgttcctgaagtcagagaacagatcagagaaGAAACTCTCTGAGATtcactgctcagctctggcctacatgctgcagatgtcagaggaggttctggatgaGTTGGACCTGAGGAAGTACAACACATCAGAGGAGGGACGACTGagactgatcccagctgtgaggaactgcagaaaggctGT ACTTTCTGGCTGTCGACTGTCTGAGACTCATTGTGAAGTTGTCATCTCAACTCTGAAGTCTAAGCCCTCCCATCTCAAAGAGTTGGACCTGAGTGGAAACTGGAACCTGCTGGATTTAGGAGTGAAGCgtctgtctgctggactggagagtcccAACTGTAGACttgagactctgag attgagtcgCTGCAcgttgtcagagatcagctgtgcttctctggcctcagctctgaggtccaacccctcccatctgagagagcttgatctGAGctacaacaagctgcaggattcaggagtgaggCCGCTGTGTGATTTTTTGGAGATCCCACACTgcagactggagactctgag attGAGTCGCTGCAGTTTTTCAGGGaccagctgtgcttctctggtctcaactctgaggtccaacccctcccatctgagaaaACTGGAGCTGAGCTACAACAAACTTGAGGATTCAGGAGTGaggctgctgtgtgattttcttaagagtccacactgtagactggaaactctgag atTGAGagactgcagtttgtcagagagcagctgtgcttttctggtctcagctctgaagtccaacccctcctatcagagagagctggagctgaGCCACAATAAGCTTCAGGATTCAGgaatgaagctgctgtgtgattttctggagcatccacactgtagactggagactctgag aatgggtttctgcagtttgtcagagatcagctgtacttatctgactccagctctgaagtccaacccctctCATGTGAGGGAGCTGCAGCTAAgcttcaacaagctgcaggactcaggagtgaagctgctgtgtgattttctggagagtccacactgtagactggagactctgag attgagttcctgcagtttgtcagagaccAGCTGTGCTTcactggcctcagctctgaagtccaacccaTCCCATCTGAGAGACTTGAAGCTGAActacaacaagctgcaggattcaggagtgaggctgctgtgtgattttctggagagtccacactgtagactggagactctgaggtcagacactaTTGTTTACATGTGTGCTGAGACAAATATaatgtga
- the LOC122972231 gene encoding NACHT, LRR and PYD domains-containing protein 12-like isoform X2 produces MSFCVEEEEDRAGSPVSSCPSVKSDLSKDHPPDFSNEPGPSDMKLTEVLKMSFCVEEEEDRAGSPVSSCPSVKSDLSKDHPPDFSNEPGPSDMKEKKKKRRRSDVSVKEQLSCCSLCLDVLKDPVSTSCGHWFCRQCITSYRDQSASSGDSSCPQCGKRSRTRPGPQTDSQTSPVQMNDALRKVLDEHKISLRERCQHVTEGTDEAGNETLLNSIYIELYITEGQSEEVNTQHEMRQLETASKMIPHDTPIRCHDIFKVLSEQQKHIRVILTSGVAGVGKTFSMQKFTLDWAEGLENQDVSLVILLSFRELNLIRDEQYSLLMLIHIFHPTLQKVTAEKLAHCKVLFIFDGLDESRLSLDFKNRKVVSDVTQKSSVNVLLKNLIEGNLLPSALIWITSRPAAANQIPPTCVDRVTEVRGFTDAQKEEYFRRRFSDEELSSRIVSHIKTSRIFHIMCQIPVFCWITATVLEHMLTTDQRGELLKTLTDMYSHFLLVQTKRKKHKYDEGHETSPQELTEADREVLLKLGRLAFEHLEKGNIMFYQEDLEQCGLDVTEASVLSGFCTEILKRESVIFQKTVYCFVHLSVQEFLAAVYMYHCYTNRKEEVLKDFLGKYYSYSSLDDFLKRAMVKSFESRAGHLDLFVRFLYGLSLESNQSILGGLLGRTENSPEVIQRAINNLKKMSTEDISPDRSINIFHCLMEMNDHSVHQEIQEFLKSENRSEKKLSEIHCSALAYMLQMSEEVLDELDLRKYNTSEEGRLRLIPAVRNCRKAVLSGCRLSETHCEVVISTLKSKPSHLKELDLSGNWNLLDLGVKRLSAGLESPNCRLETLRLSRCTLSEISCASLASALRSNPSHLRELDLSYNKLQDSGVRPLCDFLEIPHCRLETLRLSRCSFSGTSCASLVSTLRSNPSHLRKLELSYNKLEDSGVRLLCDFLKSPHCRLETLRLRDCSLSESSCAFLVSALKSNPSYQRELELSHNKLQDSGMKLLCDFLEHPHCRLETLRLSSCSLSETSCASLASALKSNPSHLRDLKLNYNKLQDSGVRLLCDFLESPHCRLETLRSDTIVYMCAETNIM; encoded by the exons ATGAGTTTTtgtgtggaggaagaggaggacagagcAGGGTCTCCAGTATCCAGCTGTCCATCAGTGAAGAGTGACTTGTCCAAAGATCATCCGCCagacttcagtaatgaacctggaccctcagacatgaa ACTGACTGAAGTCCTCAAGATGAGTTTTtgtgtggaggaagaggaggacagagcAGGGTCTCCAGTATCCAGCTGTCCATCAGTGAAGAGTGACTTGTCCAAAGATCATCCGCCagacttcagtaatgaacctggaccctcagacatgaa ggagaagaagaagaagaggaggaggagtgatgtttctgtgaaggagcagctgtcctgctgttctttgtgtctGGACGTCCTGAAGGATCCAGTCTCTACCAGCTGTGGACACTGGTTCTGCAGACAGTGCATCACCTCATACAGGGACCAGTCTGCCTCATCAGGCGACTCCTCCTGTCCCCAGTGTGGAAAAAGATCCAGAACAAGACCTGGAccgcagacagacagtcagaccagCCCTGTACAAA tGAATGATGCTCTCCGGAAGGTTTTAGATGAGCATAAGATCAGTCTGAGGGAGAGATGTCAACATGTGACTGAAGGAACTGATGAAGCAGGAAATGAAACCCTCCTCAACAGCATCTACAttgagctctacatcacagagggacagagtgaaGAGGTCAATACCCAACATGAGATGAGGCAGCTTGAGACAGCTTCCAAGATGATCCCCCATGACACTCCAATCAGGTGCCACGACATCTTTAAAGTCTTGTctgaacaacagaaacacatcagagtCATTCTGACGAGTGGTGTTGCTGGCgttggaaaaaccttctcaatgcagaagttcactctggactgggcagagggcttggaaaaccaagatgtcagtctggtgattctGCTTTCGTTCAGGGAACTGAACTTGATCAGAGATGAGCAGTACAGTCTTCTCATGCTGATCCATATtttccatccaacattacagaaggtcacagcagagaagcttGCTCACTgtaaagttttgttcatctttgacggcctggatgaaagcagactttcaTTGGATTTCAAGAACAGGAAAGttgtgtctgatgtcacacagaagtcatcagTCAATGTGCTGTTGAAAAACCTCATTGAAGGGAATCTGCTTCCCTCGGCTCTCATCTGGATAACttcccgacctgcagcagccaatcagatccctcctacatgtgttgacagggtaacagaagtacgaggcttcactgacgcccagaaggaggagtacttcaggagaagattcagtgatgaagagctgtccagcagaattgtctcacacatcaagacatccaggaTTTTCCATATCATGTGTCAAATCCCAGttttctgctggatcactgctacagttcttgagcacatgttgactacagaccagagaggagaaCTGCtcaagaccctgactgacatgtactcacacttcctgctggttcagacaaagaggaagaagcacaagTATGATGAGGGACATGAGACAAGTCCACAGGAGCTGACAGAGGCTGACAGGGAAGttcttctgaagctggggaggctggcgtttgaacatctggagaaaggaaacatcatgttctaccaagaagacctggagcagtgtggtcttgatgtcacagaggcctCAGTGTTATCAGGATTTTGTACAGAGATCTTAAAAAGAGAGAGCGTGATCTTCCAGAAAACAGTCTACTGCTTCGTTcatctgagtgttcaggagtttctggctgcagtctacatgtaccactgttacaccaACAGGAAGGAAGAGGTACTGAAGGACTTCCTGGGAAAATACTATAGTTACTCATCCCTGGATGACTTTCTGAAGAGAGCCATGGTGAAATCCTTTGAAAGTAGAGCAGGCCACCTGGATCTGTTTGTTCGTTTCCTTTATGGCCTGTCTTTAGAGTCCAATCAGAGTATTTTAGGAGGCCTGCTGGGTCGGACAGAGAACAGTCCAGAAGTCATCCAGAGAGCCATCAACAACCTGAAGAAGATGAGCACTGAGGATatctctcctgacagaagcattaacatcttccactgtctgatggagatgaaTGACCACTCAGTACATCAGGAGATCCAAGAgttcctgaagtcagagaacagatcagagaaGAAACTCTCTGAGATtcactgctcagctctggcctacatgctgcagatgtcagaggaggttctggatgaGTTGGACCTGAGGAAGTACAACACATCAGAGGAGGGACGACTGagactgatcccagctgtgaggaactgcagaaaggctGT ACTTTCTGGCTGTCGACTGTCTGAGACTCATTGTGAAGTTGTCATCTCAACTCTGAAGTCTAAGCCCTCCCATCTCAAAGAGTTGGACCTGAGTGGAAACTGGAACCTGCTGGATTTAGGAGTGAAGCgtctgtctgctggactggagagtcccAACTGTAGACttgagactctgag attgagtcgCTGCAcgttgtcagagatcagctgtgcttctctggcctcagctctgaggtccaacccctcccatctgagagagcttgatctGAGctacaacaagctgcaggattcaggagtgaggCCGCTGTGTGATTTTTTGGAGATCCCACACTgcagactggagactctgag attGAGTCGCTGCAGTTTTTCAGGGaccagctgtgcttctctggtctcaactctgaggtccaacccctcccatctgagaaaACTGGAGCTGAGCTACAACAAACTTGAGGATTCAGGAGTGaggctgctgtgtgattttcttaagagtccacactgtagactggaaactctgag atTGAGagactgcagtttgtcagagagcagctgtgcttttctggtctcagctctgaagtccaacccctcctatcagagagagctggagctgaGCCACAATAAGCTTCAGGATTCAGgaatgaagctgctgtgtgattttctggagcatccacactgtagactggagactctgag attgagttcctgcagtttgtcagagaccAGCTGTGCTTcactggcctcagctctgaagtccaacccaTCCCATCTGAGAGACTTGAAGCTGAActacaacaagctgcaggattcaggagtgaggctgctgtgtgattttctggagagtccacactgtagactggagactctgaggtcagacactaTTGTTTACATGTGTGCTGAGACAAATATaatgtga